Below is a window of Leucoraja erinacea ecotype New England chromosome 11, Leri_hhj_1, whole genome shotgun sequence DNA.
acggcacgtgcctgaaccATGCTGTATGAACACCTGGTAATTATTCCATAAATATCCTGTAGTGTTCTGCAGCAGGGAACCATATTTTTGTTACCATCCCAATCCAATTATGTAACACTTACACTTTTCTTACATCTTAGCTTGTCACTCAGGGTCAAAGATTACTTGTTTCCACTATTCAGTTTCGCAGGTTCTGAGGAGACTGCAGAGGCCAACTTACGAGCTCATGGTCCCTACCAGTGAAAGTGTAGGCTCATGCAAAGAGCAGGTGAATAGTTTATAGGGGCAAGGTACGCTACTTTTTACACTATATTTCCAATGTCAGTGCGCCCTGAATGTCTTTATACATGGTGGATAATTATGAGCCAGTGCTCCAAGATGCATGTTGAGGTATTGCACTCTCCTCCCTACTCTGCCCTCTGGCAAGGAGACTTTAAGAACATCTGAATCATTTTCCCTCCAATCATTTTTACAGAACTCTGAAACAAAAGTGTGTTTCAGGAGCACAAAAATGATGCAATCAACACAACACATTACTGCAATTAAGACCCCAATGCTGGGGCTGTAAGTTTGCTTATCCTATCAGTGGATTTGGAACATTTTGCAAAGACAAGCATAGATACTATCTCTCTAGTGCCGTGGTGCTTGCGGTAGATAGACTGAATCGTAAATCACTACTATCCAGGAAATAATTGGTATTTTTGCCAGGTTTAAGCTCTTTATCTTCAAGCACCCTTTATCTCAACTCGCCAAAGGCAATGATTGGCAGctggcagcttataacccaactGTATGAATATAGTTACttgaacttcaagtaactctgcatcccctctctctccatccctcccccaccttagttgtcgtaccaattttattgtcatcctgttgagttcctctgtctgtatactcattatcacctattccatagctaacaatggcctattgcaTGCCCcatatttccttgattatcattgcatttttgcatatcttccattcatttctcgtGAGCATTGTCTAGATCTCTTGTTCCCCTGTCCCCTGATATtcgtagtctgaagaagagtgccgacccaaaacgtcatccattccttttctctagagatgctgcctggcctgttgagttactccagccttttgtgtctgtcctccagcactttgttttgttcaTAATCTAAAGGTCTGGACAAACAATCCAGAGACACACGTTCAATATTCAACAGCCatagaatttaaatttaaatttattcgATTTAAAAAAACGTTCATAATATTGATCACATAAAAGTAATGAATCGCCATATTAAAACAAAATCGTTTCATTAATGTCCTTCAGGGGGGAAATCTGACATCCTAACTGGAAAGGCATATGTGATATGAGGGATTAGCCATGTGGGTAATCCTTTATATTGCCTCTGAAATGCCGCAGAAAGCACACTCGATTGTATCATAACCACGTTGGAactgaaaaaaaaacaggaatgcCATCCAGCTAGGGTGGAGAAAATTGATTCAAACGCCACAAGGTCCCCACCAGTTGTCCTTTTACATTGCAGTTTCCCCTCACAAACACATGGTGACTGATATTCAAATAGGAAGAACTGTCCCGCAGGCAGCTCAGGCAATTGCCCGACAGTAAGCACTCCAACAATCggtatctaccttattggtgaccttGGGACTgtatttgatcggactttattttatactaaacattattccctgtgTATCTGTGCACTTGAATGactagattgtaatcatatattatatttccgctgactggttagcacctcggtacacgtgacaataaactaaactaatcatctaCATTCTACATGGACAAAGTGCTCGACTCGCTTCTACAGTAATATAATGCCAAGTATGTTCTTATCCACAGCCAGAGCGTCCAGGTGGTACAATGTTGCATGGAGTAGAGAGTAGTGTAACCTGCCCCGCGGACTTGCATAACACGAACTAGTAAAAGCAACCACGTTTTACTCCCCGCGGTGTAACAGGACGGCAACGCTCACCACTCGATCCGGGGCGCAGCCTTCTTCGCCATCTTCCGCTTCAGCTTTTTCCGATTCGTCGTGTAGTCGAACTTCTTCCTCCTGTTTGTACCTTTTGCTTTCGGCATCTTGCAGCGATTTCCAGGCGGGCGACGTCCAACCGACCAACCTTCTCGCACACACCCCAGCAACCGGCGTGGCGCGGCCTCCGACCCCCGACCCCCGACCTCTAACCGGCGTGGGCGGATCTAGCCGCGGTTGTTGTGAATAATTCCAGCACAAATCGGATATTACACCATCCTTTTACAATGCATAGCAAATAATGCTCCGATTGTTATTTTTGTTGTGTTGCCCGGTAGTTATATAAATGGTGCTAGCCCGCCCCCTGAACTATGACTGGCAATTTGAAGGCCGCTCGGTGCCGCTTCCCGCCCCCTGCTTCTCGGGAGGCGAAAGACGATGTCGAAGCCGGTGTCTGTGGTCTCAGCGCTCGACCTGTCGAAGCCACCCGTCATCGAGGGCTTTGCCATTCTGCCCAAGCACACTGAGGAAGGATTTCAGGACAAATTAATCAGGAAAACAACGGAGAATCCGTTCGTGCCAGTCGGTGAGAGTTAACCGCTCCCCCCCCATAACTTCTTCCTCCTTttgagacaccaggaactgcagatgctggaatcttgtgcaaaatgcTAAGGACTTGgattggaggacagtgagattcgTGTGGAGAAAACACATCTGTTTATGATTGAGGGGGTGGTGGTGCTGAGGATCTAGAAGAGCATTCAGGTGCTTAAGTCcccagcaaagattatagagctcctctataatctttggtccccagggcctgatgagatctatcccaggttattgagaggggATATTGCGGTGGTCTTGACGAGGATCTTTGTTTCTCTATATCCACAGACGAGATCCCAAAGCACTGGAGAGTGGCCAATGGTGTTTTAGAAGGAAAGTCGAGAGAAttcagggaactataggccagtgagcttcgCATCGAGTGGTAGGGAaacttagtagcaatgttacaaaatgttgagatttaaaaaatcaagtctgcaatttatcccagagataaagcataaaaagaagtttaatttgacacccaattcactttcatatcttcagtattaaaacaattattgccattttcatactcggaaattagcatcttgttccccattgcttttccattgacttaacacaaaagctgcgatcgaggacagtcaaaagcccataactttcttaaaaattaagagaactgaatgaaattttcagttattagagatcgaagcattctaaaacaaatataaaacatcttacttggatgacctgaaatgaaagcatataattagttaattacctcattgtagctaattacaaaattgaccgttgtgacggaaatagtaataaacacccagactgccttgaaaattcaaaaatctcAAGATCAGGACTTTAATATTagtgtattatatgctgtaagacCCTCCttcctctcaacccgaaacgtcacccattccttctctccagaaatgctggatGTTTAACTTGACAACATGTTTGGTACAAACATAgtgagccaaagagcccgttcctgtgctgtacttttctatgtttacaaATACTTCATGGAAATTTCAGCACAGTATGTGTCAGTTCTTTATCCATGACACATATTGTTAAATGTTGTATTCATTGCTGCTGCGTCTTGGTACTAGGCTTAAACAGGAAGAACAACTTGATTTCTACAGATGATTGGAATACGGTTCACTTATGCAATTCCTGTGAAAATAAAACCTAAAATGCTCTTTGACAATAGTTGAGtcaaattatttttcttcttttgtAGGAATGCTGGGTACAGCAGCTGCCCTTACGTATGGCTTGATCGCTTTTAAACAGGGCAAGACCCGGCAATCTCAGCTGTTAATGCGAACACGTATCTTTGCCCAAGGTTTCACTGTTGTTGCTATCCTGGTGGGTGTGGTAGCTACTGCAATGAAGCGCAAGGAAAAGTGAACTTCCACTCTGAACAGAATCAACCAAAAATGGAACAATCTAATTGTTGGAAAATTGTATTCTGACATTTGAAATATGAATTCACCATAAAAACATTAAACTTATCACTATAAAGTTTTATCACTTTCTGCATTTCCAGAAAAAAATGACTACAATGTAAGTGTGTTTTCTGCATTATTATTGCAAAGTTATATGGTAAAataggtttaaaaaaataatgttctCAGGCAAGCCACGTTTAAACATTCACatttatcaagagtcaagagtgttttattgtcatatgtcccatgaAATTCTGATGCAGTATCTTATACTCATGCTCTATACAATCCAGGCCATTCCTCAAGTAGGTAATAATATTGTTCCATGATTGTTGATGACTATATACTATTTGATTTGCTATATTTTCAACTTTGTTTTCTCAGCTGCAGTGTTCATGACTAAATACTGACATTTAAAAACCTGAATTGTATTAGGAAGTATGTGACCAAAACAAGTGCTAGATTAAAGCTTCTGAGCAGTCAAAATACCAGTACCGTCCAAAATATCATAGCATATCTTAGCAAATAGTGTTCACTTCCTTTACCTGAAAAATAGACTTTACTGAATTTTCCATACATTTTAACTGTAATGTAATAAACCATCACTTAAAAATTATTGTCTTGCACGTTTTGTGACAGTAAATTGACTTTAACATACAAGGCTTTGAGGATTGGCTATGAATACAATTAGGGAGatcattagtttaatttattcaaTTGTTATTGATCTAAAAAACAGCATTACCTGAATATAACATAAGGCAATAGCTTTTCATCCCAGAAAGGCTCTGCTGAGGATCAAATAAAGATCAGACACAGCAATCAAGCCTTGGTTTGACGCTGCTTTGAAACATTGAATTGAACATTTAATTGAAATTGGAAACTATTGTCTTATTCCTAACTATCCTTGAAGGAGGGTAAGCTGTCTTTAATGGCTGCAGTCCATCAAGTAAAAGGTATTTGTATGCAATTGTTCAACTCTGATATAGAAATAGTAATTACCATATTTCCAAAGTCAGACAGCATTAACTGTAATGTAATACAGTTGTCttggcactctggtgccaggacaacagcctcctcttgaatatcaaaaaaacgaaggagctgatcatggactttaggagggcacatcatccgtggacgtacactccattgaggataaatggggatcctgtggatagggtgactattttaaatatctgggagtccacatctcggaggatatgacatgggcatcacacgcctcagcacttgtgagtaaggcaaggcagcgcctttaccacctcaggcaattgaggaaattcagagtgtctccgaggatcctccagtgcttctacgcagcggcggtggaaagcatcttatccgggaacattaccatctggtttgggaattgctctgccaaggacaagaaggctctgcagagagtagtgcgttcggccgaacgcactatgggaacttcactcacccccctgcaggaactatacaacaggaggtgcaactccagagcaaacaaaatcatgggagaccccttccacccctgcaacagactgttccagctgctacggtcaggaaaacgcctccgttgccatgcggtgagaacagagaggttaagaaggagtttcttcccagaggcaattcggactgtaaacgcctatctcaccagggactaactctagagaacgtttttccttccactatttattatgtaaaagaatatgtgtgttatgattgtgtttataatttgtttggttgttttgttgtttgtcttttgcacaaaagtccgcgagcattgccactttcatttcactgcacatctcgtatgtgtatgtgacaaataaacttgacttgacttgacttgacattaagTGTCAAAATCCATGGGTGTGAGAACTGCTGTTGCAATATTTTTGATAAATTGCTGCGATCCCAGTGAAGCAAGAcaagaggctggaatcttgagcaaaaaacaaagtgcagaaggaactcagctgggcaggcagcatctatagagggaataCCCTTTGTGGTTGTTGGACTAAATATTCCCTGTTCCAAGTGTACCGCGGTACCATTCCctaagggggtaacttttaaatctctccctgtacgggagacccgaccttttcttgtcgggtctccgttgtcgttggggctgcaacgaggagcggcctccaacaggagaagaccgagGAATCtcgtgccgacgactcacctcaccgtcgcggagctggccgagtccagagtgggtggagcggtggtggaacgctgctgcggcccgacctccggagattcagaggctgcaactgcgggtctggtggacggcggcaccgggagcctgcgggtccctggagggagaccgcttttcagggctctcgcaacggcgacttctcccgtccgagttgcggggtcgaagagctcctggagcggggcctggcatcaccgccccgcgcggcttggaatggccgtgggactctgcgagcgcacgccgggggctttaacactaAGACCCGGTGCGTgccctcgcatcacccggcgtggctttaatggccgcgggacaatcgccatcgccagccgggggctttgactttgactctgacatggagggggggggagagtgcagtggagagataagtttttttggccttccatcacagtgatgtgatggatgtttatgtaaattatgttgtgtcttgagtctatttgtttgtaatgtatggcagaaacggcatttcgtttggacctcaaggggtccaaataacaattaaattgaatcttgatcttgatctgacACAGACTATCAATTAGGATGTTTGACTGCACTTCCTCCCACTTTGATCTTGCAAGGACGCAATTTATTGTGCTCAATTTCCTTTTGTTTCAcaaagacatggctcacccctgaTATACCTGACTGTGCCATTCCAATCCAAGGCCTTCTCCCTTCACCAGATGGACCACATCGTGGCTTTGGCAAGA
It encodes the following:
- the higd2a gene encoding HIG1 domain family member 2A, mitochondrial yields the protein MSKPVSVVSALDLSKPPVIEGFAILPKHTEEGFQDKLIRKTTENPFVPVGMLGTAAALTYGLIAFKQGKTRQSQLLMRTRIFAQGFTVVAILVGVVATAMKRKEK